A portion of the Kribbella jejuensis genome contains these proteins:
- a CDS encoding DUF4328 domain-containing protein, whose product MTQPYPGPYQGPGPYQGPFQQLPYQPVPPQFRPLRAVTIVSIVLMGLTVIAAVIQCVLLWRSYDEVKRLVYGLLSEQEIERGIDSIAGTGPFLNLVSYLLIGTAIAFLLWLWRARENVDFLFSPFAPQPTPQPAPPPQRLHRRSSGWVIGSWFCPIVQFWYPFQVVGDVVRASEPPTQPGVARSARIRALLSGWWGSWTGFWVILVGGGAVATVGFIVWIVRLVQISDTADAESPYVDIYNLQDFMVRVALGFDIGFTVATVLLAVAGIAMALLMLQVGGWQQVRLTPPPPRMQDYPQPPQYVPRPGFPTYGR is encoded by the coding sequence GTGACGCAGCCGTATCCGGGTCCGTACCAGGGACCCGGGCCGTATCAGGGCCCGTTCCAGCAACTGCCGTACCAGCCGGTGCCGCCGCAGTTCCGGCCGCTTCGGGCGGTCACGATCGTCAGCATCGTGCTGATGGGCCTGACCGTGATCGCCGCGGTGATCCAGTGCGTGCTGCTGTGGCGGTCGTACGACGAGGTCAAGCGCCTCGTCTACGGGCTGCTCTCCGAGCAGGAGATCGAGCGTGGCATCGACTCGATCGCCGGCACCGGGCCGTTCCTGAACCTGGTCAGCTACCTGCTGATCGGGACCGCGATCGCGTTCTTGCTCTGGCTGTGGCGGGCTCGCGAGAACGTCGACTTCCTGTTCTCACCCTTCGCACCACAACCGACACCACAACCGGCACCGCCCCCGCAACGCCTGCACCGGCGCTCGTCGGGCTGGGTGATCGGCTCCTGGTTCTGCCCGATCGTGCAGTTCTGGTACCCGTTCCAGGTCGTCGGGGACGTCGTCCGCGCCAGCGAGCCGCCCACGCAACCCGGCGTGGCTCGCTCCGCGCGGATCCGGGCCCTGCTGTCCGGCTGGTGGGGTAGCTGGACCGGCTTCTGGGTGATCCTCGTCGGCGGCGGCGCGGTCGCCACGGTCGGGTTCATCGTCTGGATCGTCCGTCTGGTGCAGATCTCCGACACCGCGGACGCGGAGAGCCCGTACGTCGACATCTACAACCTGCAGGACTTCATGGTCCGGGTCGCGCTCGGGTTCGACATCGGCTTCACGGTCGCGACGGTGCTGCTGGCCGTGGCCGGGATAGCGATGGCACTGCTGATGCTGCAGGTCGGTGGCTGGCAGCAGGTCCGGCTGACTCCGCCGCCACCACGGATGCAGGACTACCCGCAGCCTCCGCAGTACGTACCGCGGCCGGGCTTCCCGACCTACGGACGCTGA